In a single window of the Elaeis guineensis isolate ETL-2024a chromosome 4, EG11, whole genome shotgun sequence genome:
- the LOC140856995 gene encoding SKP1-like protein 1A yields MMALAAEKEKKIVLRSSDGEEFEVEVATARQSKMISNMINDGCAEDSIPLFNVDARTLAKVIEYCRRHAGATRTLDEYDNPNEEIKSWDATYIDVHQTILCDILQAADYLEIKGLLDLACEQVANMIRGKHVEEIRKTFNIKNDFTPKEEEEIRKQHPWLFE; encoded by the exons ATGATGGCGTTGGCggctgagaaagagaagaagattgTTCTTAGAAGCTCGGATGGTGAGGAGTTCGAAGTGGAGGTGGCAACGGCGAGGCAGTCGAAGATGATCAGCAATATGATCAACGATGGCTGTGCGGAGGACTCGATTCCTCTCTTCAACGTCGACGCCAGGACCCTCGCCAAGGTGATCGAGTACTGCAGGAGGCATGCCGGTGCCACCCGCACACTCGACGAATATGATAATCCCAATGAGGAGATCAAGAGCTGGGATGCTACGTACATTGATGTACATCAGACCATCCTCTGTGACATTCTTCAG GCCGCCGATTATCTTGAAATCAAGGGTCTCTTAGACCTTGCATGCGAACAAGTGGCTAACATGATCAGGGGGAAGCATGTTGAAGAGATTCGTAAGACTTTCAACATTAAGAATGACTTCACTccaaaggaagaggaagagattcGGAAGCAACACCCATGGCTCTTTGAGTGA